The genomic stretch GAAAACAACTGGATCAAGGGTTGCTCTCATTGATCGCAAGACCAAGCATATTATCAGACTGCATAAACCTCATCCTGACACAGTGCTGAAACATTACCAGCTAAACGATGTAGAAGAAGTGCTTAAGAAAATAGGGGTGTTAAAATGAAAAACGTAATGACATACAAGAGTTTTATTGGCTCAGTCCAATTTAGCG from Pseudomonadota bacterium encodes the following:
- a CDS encoding type II toxin-antitoxin system HicA family toxin → MSKFEKLVNRFLSKPKDFTYEELRKLLSGFGYEEAKTGKTTGSRVALIDRKTKHIIRLHKPHPDTVLKHYQLNDVEEVLKKIGVLK